One window from the genome of Clostridiales bacterium encodes:
- a CDS encoding leucine-rich repeat protein: MKKKIIIVSSLIFAVILIPIILVCFAFGLAPQYDKSFYGGMAVKYNRLKSVEGKKVVIIGGSSVAFGIRSDIMEEQLNMPIVNFGLYANLGTKYMLDVAEDFIAEGDIVIITPEQNSQALSLYFNAEAVWYSVDGCYEILNKIPSGNYGDLAKNFMKFTSGKFNYWNNNNKPDPDGVYNVRSFNAYGDIEYSRPYNTMQNDYDSGMSISFKTEVIATEFIDYLNEYRNKLVNRGAAVYYSFCPMNSSALEENTSDDDKVAYYNYLTEKLNFPIIGNPNTHLLDSGWFYDSNFHLNDAGAVYYSTLLAQEIKAEINDFTPIIADLPDKPQKPGEDGNSSQGQLSQDLTDASKIFNLSGVTVTSQDGEVVLTGAWTIDGLTDYGKSLTEIIIPSTLAGLPVKNIADGCFKDNVNIVKITFGENIATVGRNAFENCVNLSGIYITSLDPDSYHPASDIFDGLDNCAFYVPQEVYATEYAVNYFWGALGQNHLKWY, from the coding sequence TTGAAAAAGAAAATTATAATAGTAAGCTCATTAATATTTGCCGTTATTCTTATTCCGATTATTCTCGTCTGCTTTGCTTTCGGGCTTGCTCCGCAATACGATAAATCTTTTTACGGCGGCATGGCAGTTAAATATAACAGATTGAAGAGCGTAGAGGGGAAGAAGGTTGTTATTATCGGCGGGTCGAGCGTGGCGTTCGGTATTCGTTCGGATATAATGGAAGAACAATTGAATATGCCGATTGTCAATTTCGGATTGTATGCTAATTTGGGCACCAAATACATGCTGGACGTTGCCGAGGATTTTATTGCCGAAGGGGATATCGTTATAATCACACCCGAACAGAACTCGCAGGCGTTGTCGCTTTATTTTAATGCGGAAGCGGTATGGTATTCCGTGGACGGGTGCTATGAAATACTCAATAAAATTCCTTCGGGTAATTACGGGGATTTAGCTAAAAATTTCATGAAGTTTACGAGCGGCAAGTTTAATTATTGGAATAACAATAATAAACCAGATCCCGACGGGGTATACAACGTACGCTCGTTCAATGCTTACGGGGATATCGAATATTCGCGCCCGTACAATACAATGCAAAACGACTACGATTCGGGAATGAGTATCTCGTTTAAGACAGAAGTTATCGCAACAGAGTTTATCGACTATCTTAATGAGTATAGAAACAAGCTTGTAAACAGAGGCGCGGCGGTGTACTACTCATTTTGTCCGATGAACTCGTCCGCGCTTGAAGAAAACACTTCCGACGACGATAAAGTAGCATATTATAATTACCTCACCGAAAAATTAAATTTCCCGATTATAGGTAATCCAAATACGCATCTACTTGACAGCGGTTGGTTTTACGATAGTAATTTTCATTTGAACGACGCGGGCGCGGTATATTACTCAACATTGCTTGCGCAAGAGATAAAGGCGGAAATAAATGATTTTACTCCGATTATAGCCGATTTACCGGATAAGCCGCAAAAACCAGGGGAAGACGGAAATAGCTCGCAAGGTCAGTTGTCGCAAGACTTAACGGACGCGTCGAAGATATTTAATTTGAGCGGAGTGACCGTAACTTCGCAAGACGGCGAGGTTGTATTAACGGGAGCTTGGACTATTGACGGACTGACCGATTACGGCAAATCGTTAACCGAAATTATAATCCCAAGCACTCTTGCGGGATTACCTGTTAAAAATATTGCGGATGGTTGCTTCAAAGATAACGTTAATATCGTGAAAATAACATTCGGAGAGAATATCGCAACGGTAGGAAGAAACGCTTTCGAAAATTGCGTTAACCTTAGCGGGATATATATAACTTCGCTTGATCCCGATAGCTATCATCCTGCGTCGGATATATTTGATGGACTTGATAATTGTGCGTTCTATGTCCCGCAAGAGGTATATGCCACGGAATATGCCGTCAATTATTTCTGGGGGGCGTTAGGACAAAATCACTTAAAGTGGTATTAA
- a CDS encoding YlmC/YmxH family sporulation protein, giving the protein MTYCELKRREVINGSDGRRMGHIVDLVFSPNDGKVKGIILPYGKRGVFGKSQDLFVPWQCIQKIGEDVILVEIHDLPCGTPTCTPRRERIERIDRSAPPPPSPPNPHKKPDRACDGKCEKCMLFDCADRWEGAAC; this is encoded by the coding sequence ATGACTTATTGTGAGCTCAAACGCCGTGAGGTTATCAACGGCAGCGACGGTCGGCGCATGGGACATATCGTCGATCTCGTGTTCTCGCCAAACGACGGTAAGGTGAAGGGTATCATACTTCCGTACGGCAAGCGCGGCGTATTTGGCAAGTCGCAGGATCTGTTCGTGCCGTGGCAGTGCATTCAAAAGATAGGCGAGGACGTAATACTAGTCGAAATTCACGACCTGCCGTGCGGTACGCCTACGTGTACGCCTCGGCGCGAGCGCATAGAGCGTATCGACCGTTCTGCGCCGCCACCGCCTTCGCCGCCCAACCCGCACAAAAAGCCCGACCGCGCGTGCGACGGCAAGTGTGAAAAGTGTATGCTTTTCGATTGTGCCGACAGATGGGAAGGCGCGGCATGCTGA
- the nrdR gene encoding transcriptional repressor NrdR has protein sequence MKCIYCGNAESKVVDSRSTDEGNSIRRRRECLQCGKRFTTYEVIESTPVLVVKQDGTRQQFDPLKIKGGLIKACEKRPVAIRDIDALVASVEKQVYNSLEQEISTKRIGEMVMEQLKELDQIAYVRFASVYRDFRDVTSFIEFINAFK, from the coding sequence ATGAAATGTATCTATTGCGGTAATGCGGAAAGCAAGGTAGTAGACTCGCGCTCGACGGACGAGGGTAACAGCATACGCCGTAGGCGCGAATGCTTGCAGTGCGGTAAGCGTTTTACCACGTACGAGGTAATCGAGTCCACGCCCGTGCTCGTAGTCAAGCAGGACGGAACGCGTCAGCAGTTCGACCCGCTCAAAATCAAGGGTGGCTTGATCAAAGCTTGTGAAAAGCGCCCCGTCGCCATTCGCGATATAGACGCGCTCGTGGCGTCCGTCGAGAAGCAGGTGTATAACTCGCTCGAACAGGAGATCTCAACCAAGCGCATAGGCGAGATGGTAATGGAACAGCTCAAAGAGCTCGACCAAATCGCGTACGTGCGGTTCGCTTCGGTCTACCGCGATTTCCGCGACGTTACTTCGTTCATAGAATTTATCAATGCTTTTAAGTAA
- a CDS encoding ferrous iron transport protein A: MTLFDCKPNTVGKVSAIGGDADTHRRLVDMGLMDMGCFVRVKSRRAVLADFDCGFTAVVQSNLATEIEVAVRK, encoded by the coding sequence TTGACCCTATTCGATTGCAAACCCAATACTGTCGGCAAAGTCAGCGCTATCGGCGGCGACGCGGATACGCATAGGCGGCTTGTGGATATGGGTTTAATGGATATGGGGTGTTTTGTGCGCGTTAAGTCGCGCCGCGCGGTGCTTGCCGATTTTGATTGCGGGTTTACTGCGGTCGTTCAATCGAATCTGGCGACCGAAATAGAAGTAGCGGTGCGCAAATGA
- the feoB gene encoding ferrous iron transport protein B yields the protein MKLALCGNPNVGKTTLYNCLTRSDAPVGNWHGVTVDAITKRMGAHTLTDLPGAYSLTPRTEEERITVREILFGDYDLYIYVAEVNNLRRNLYMLAQLVEAGKRCMLVVNMMDEARGEVNFAELEKRLNMPVIGTSARERTKEKIISAAERAVKISPRLPDYTNDDRVKSLSNKIANVANKAGYTPAFAALKALEGDGEVLERLGVPITRDNVDYPARLRYKYIDGLLSGIVYKPTVPKRTVKLDKILLGKAALPIFLLVMAATFVITFEVARPLSNLIARAGEPFSDFVFNSSLPDWVISLLCDGFISGVGSVLSFLPQVVLLFLLTALLQDSGYMSRVAFAADGFFNKFGLSGRAAFSLVLGLGCSATAVLSTRGIAGERTRKRAAFAVPFCPCSARLAVFTAIASYMGLSGFVVAAMYVLSFIVMLGVLYAMKLFDRKREQGAPLIMEMPPYRLPNFKRVLSVVWHNVLSFVGRVGSVVLAVSVIFWALCNFSVRDGFCGGATSIMCTTAKLIAPLFTPLGFGNWKAVAALVSGIAAKETVISVIASLGGIAEVFGGSKLAAVSFTIFTALYVPCIATVSALAKESGIKQAALSVSVHTAAAYLASLVFYQSARLFQINAVAFAVECSAAVAAMLIIFVTLKLVRGKRKARSA from the coding sequence ATGAAGCTTGCGCTGTGCGGAAATCCCAACGTCGGCAAAACGACCTTGTATAACTGTTTGACGCGCTCCGACGCGCCCGTCGGCAATTGGCACGGCGTGACCGTCGACGCGATAACAAAGCGCATGGGCGCGCACACGCTGACCGATCTGCCCGGTGCGTACTCGCTCACACCGCGCACCGAGGAAGAACGAATTACCGTTCGCGAAATTCTGTTCGGCGATTATGACCTGTATATCTACGTAGCCGAGGTCAATAATTTACGGCGCAACCTATATATGCTCGCACAGCTCGTGGAGGCGGGCAAGCGGTGTATGCTCGTCGTGAACATGATGGACGAGGCGCGGGGCGAGGTAAACTTCGCAGAGCTCGAAAAGCGGCTGAATATGCCCGTCATCGGCACATCCGCACGCGAGCGGACCAAAGAAAAGATTATATCGGCGGCGGAACGAGCGGTGAAAATTTCGCCGCGCTTACCCGATTATACAAACGACGACCGCGTTAAGAGTTTATCGAATAAGATAGCTAATGTGGCGAATAAGGCGGGGTATACTCCCGCGTTTGCGGCGTTAAAAGCACTGGAAGGCGACGGAGAAGTATTAGAGCGGCTGGGTGTCCCTATTACTCGCGATAACGTAGACTATCCCGCACGGCTCAGATATAAATATATCGACGGCTTGCTTAGCGGCATAGTATACAAGCCGACAGTGCCGAAGCGCACCGTTAAGCTCGATAAGATTTTGCTGGGAAAAGCGGCGTTACCCATATTTCTGCTCGTAATGGCGGCGACTTTCGTTATCACGTTCGAAGTCGCTAGGCCGCTGTCCAACCTTATCGCGCGGGCGGGCGAGCCTTTTTCCGATTTTGTTTTTAATTCATCCTTGCCCGATTGGGTGATTTCGCTGTTATGCGACGGGTTTATATCGGGCGTGGGCTCGGTATTGTCGTTCTTGCCGCAAGTGGTGTTATTGTTCCTCTTGACGGCATTGCTTCAAGACAGCGGATACATGAGCCGTGTTGCGTTCGCCGCCGACGGGTTTTTCAATAAGTTCGGGTTGAGCGGCAGAGCGGCGTTCTCGCTCGTATTGGGGCTTGGATGCTCGGCAACCGCCGTACTGTCTACGCGCGGTATAGCAGGAGAAAGAACGCGAAAGCGCGCGGCGTTCGCAGTGCCGTTCTGCCCGTGCAGCGCGCGGCTTGCAGTGTTCACTGCGATCGCGTCGTATATGGGGCTGAGCGGGTTCGTAGTCGCCGCAATGTACGTTTTAAGTTTTATAGTCATGCTCGGCGTGTTGTACGCAATGAAGCTGTTCGACCGAAAACGCGAGCAGGGTGCGCCGCTCATTATGGAAATGCCGCCGTATAGACTTCCCAACTTCAAGCGCGTATTAAGTGTGGTGTGGCACAACGTATTATCGTTCGTCGGGCGGGTCGGTTCGGTCGTGCTTGCGGTAAGCGTTATATTCTGGGCGCTGTGCAACTTCTCCGTACGCGACGGCTTTTGCGGCGGAGCGACCAGTATAATGTGCACGACCGCGAAGCTTATTGCGCCGCTGTTCACGCCACTCGGCTTCGGTAATTGGAAGGCGGTAGCCGCGCTCGTTTCGGGCATAGCCGCCAAAGAGACTGTCATATCTGTGATAGCTTCGCTCGGCGGAATTGCCGAGGTGTTCGGCGGATCGAAGCTTGCGGCTGTGTCGTTCACCATATTCACCGCATTGTACGTGCCGTGCATTGCCACGGTGTCCGCGCTCGCCAAGGAGTCGGGGATAAAGCAGGCGGCGCTGTCGGTGTCCGTCCATACCGCCGCGGCATACCTGGCGTCACTTGTATTCTATCAATCGGCGCGACTGTTTCAAATAAACGCCGTAGCGTTCGCCGTTGAGTGTTCGGCGGCAGTGGCGGCAATGTTGATAATATTCGTAACGCTCAAACTTGTGCGGGGTAAGCGAAAAGCGCGTTCCGCATAG
- a CDS encoding RluA family pseudouridine synthase: protein MGKKLEFTIEKQERLTSFLASSVAGMTRAKADLLIKSGEVRVNGLRVKTNAMLEAGDTMRVFVPDFVQNNGIRPYVVYEDENIVVFDKPKRTAYDSLPELYGAPLFAVHRLDTNTTGLIVFAKTERAQEELSAAFKDRRVDKTYQAVVCPAPKEDRATLTAYTKLMPSQNTALVSDSPKPDYKTMITEYEVVERIGDAAVLEVKLHTGRTHQIRAHLAHIGCPIVGEHKYGSKTAQKLSGAPDTQMLAAVSLKFYGLGKGLQYLNGKTFEAKSGFDLSFLRDGSK, encoded by the coding sequence ATGGGAAAAAAGCTTGAATTCACAATAGAAAAGCAAGAACGCCTGACATCGTTCTTGGCAAGCTCGGTCGCTGGCATGACGAGAGCGAAAGCCGATCTTTTGATAAAGAGCGGCGAGGTGCGCGTGAACGGCTTGCGCGTGAAAACCAACGCTATGCTCGAAGCGGGCGATACCATGCGTGTATTTGTGCCCGATTTTGTACAAAATAACGGTATACGCCCGTATGTTGTTTACGAGGACGAAAATATCGTAGTGTTCGACAAGCCCAAGCGTACGGCGTACGACAGCTTGCCCGAATTGTACGGCGCGCCGCTGTTTGCGGTGCACCGCCTCGACACTAACACTACGGGGCTTATCGTGTTCGCCAAGACCGAACGAGCGCAGGAAGAGCTTTCGGCGGCGTTCAAGGACAGGCGAGTGGATAAGACATATCAAGCGGTGGTGTGTCCTGCGCCCAAAGAGGATAGGGCGACGCTCACCGCGTATACCAAGCTCATGCCGTCGCAAAACACTGCGCTAGTGTCTGACAGCCCCAAGCCCGACTACAAAACTATGATAACCGAGTACGAGGTCGTGGAACGTATCGGCGACGCGGCCGTTCTCGAAGTCAAACTGCACACGGGCAGAACGCATCAGATCCGCGCGCACCTTGCGCATATAGGTTGCCCGATAGTTGGCGAACACAAGTACGGATCTAAGACCGCGCAAAAGCTTTCGGGTGCGCCCGATACGCAAATGCTCGCCGCAGTGTCGTTAAAGTTCTACGGGCTCGGTAAGGGGCTTCAATACCTTAACGGCAAGACTTTCGAGGCGAAGAGTGGATTCGACTTATCGTTTTTACGCGACGGAAGCAAGTAG
- a CDS encoding DUF975 family protein, which produces MTTKDIKEEARKKLALNMHQAIALYTIELTILITLIALVVMSCVCLGVNKPAAIVMICYGCLLGIMAFVGMGMVNFGLVDFYLWSYRCKPYNIRRLGETLARSNITKIFILSLKRTLLAFLLLLCLIVPGVIYLIRTSMANYLLIANPKMKPSAALSASNKVMSGKTGPYFALCMSLIGWYLLGVVTLGLGFIFILPYTNLVKVVYYKRNLQGDKAIYTYTGEDSPSVYANPPAYGVAQTSAAQAQQAQQDQVQVVQAQAQQEVLYANPAPMDALEEEDIRDMNDAMRVFGNEVEDNVPEVPLTAPVKKTKANKTEPAPEVQAEPVVVEAQVETPVVEPIAVGKPIDDSGIVETERVLTTQEIEANDAARNRIIADMYAPGAKRKPEVNYFGGDHVDSAANGTAQSDTFVDDFGVEPSEPQQQQQTIIEPQPIVQSQPVIVEEPTAIEEPVISDVDFDAFLREFDSQTEAEQAEAAATEPEPVAPTAANDRRAARPVAEPRRNADRASVRGSANNSNQPSDRAERMRREREERLNNLNKKQ; this is translated from the coding sequence ATGACGACGAAAGACATAAAAGAAGAGGCGAGGAAAAAACTTGCCCTTAATATGCACCAAGCGATAGCGCTTTACACGATCGAGCTGACGATTTTAATAACGTTGATTGCGCTCGTGGTTATGTCGTGCGTGTGCTTGGGCGTAAACAAACCCGCGGCGATAGTCATGATTTGCTACGGCTGCTTGCTCGGCATTATGGCGTTCGTGGGAATGGGCATGGTCAATTTCGGTCTCGTCGATTTTTATCTTTGGTCGTACCGTTGCAAGCCCTATAACATTCGGCGATTGGGTGAAACGCTCGCGCGCAGTAACATAACCAAGATTTTCATTCTCAGCCTTAAACGTACGCTTTTAGCATTCCTTTTACTTCTTTGTCTTATCGTGCCCGGCGTGATATACCTTATCCGCACGTCCATGGCAAACTATTTGCTTATTGCAAATCCCAAGATGAAACCGTCCGCTGCACTGTCCGCGTCAAACAAGGTCATGAGCGGCAAAACCGGTCCGTACTTCGCGCTGTGTATGTCGCTTATCGGTTGGTATCTTCTCGGCGTAGTCACGCTCGGACTCGGCTTCATCTTTATACTTCCTTATACAAACCTTGTTAAAGTCGTATACTATAAACGTAATCTCCAAGGCGACAAAGCGATTTACACGTATACGGGCGAGGACTCGCCGTCGGTGTATGCCAACCCGCCCGCTTACGGCGTTGCGCAAACCTCTGCGGCGCAGGCACAGCAAGCGCAACAGGATCAAGTTCAAGTCGTTCAGGCGCAGGCGCAACAAGAGGTCTTATATGCCAATCCCGCGCCAATGGACGCTCTCGAAGAGGAAGACATTCGCGATATGAACGATGCTATGCGCGTGTTCGGCAACGAGGTAGAGGATAACGTTCCCGAAGTTCCGCTCACGGCGCCCGTCAAAAAGACTAAGGCGAATAAGACCGAGCCTGCTCCCGAAGTTCAGGCGGAGCCCGTCGTGGTTGAAGCTCAGGTGGAAACACCCGTTGTCGAGCCGATAGCTGTTGGCAAGCCTATCGACGACAGCGGCATAGTCGAAACCGAGCGCGTACTCACCACGCAGGAGATAGAAGCTAACGATGCGGCGCGCAACAGAATAATAGCCGATATGTACGCTCCCGGCGCAAAGAGAAAGCCCGAGGTCAACTACTTCGGCGGTGATCACGTCGATTCCGCCGCGAACGGAACGGCGCAGTCCGATACGTTCGTCGACGATTTCGGCGTAGAACCGAGCGAGCCGCAGCAACAGCAGCAAACGATAATAGAACCTCAACCGATAGTTCAGTCGCAGCCTGTAATCGTAGAAGAACCTACGGCTATCGAAGAGCCGGTAATAAGCGACGTCGATTTCGATGCATTCCTGCGTGAATTCGACAGCCAAACCGAAGCCGAGCAAGCGGAAGCCGCGGCAACCGAGCCCGAACCCGTTGCGCCCACTGCGGCAAACGACAGACGAGCGGCTCGTCCCGTAGCGGAACCGCGTAGAAATGCCGACCGTGCTTCGGTGCGCGGCAGTGCAAACAACAGCAATCAACCGTCCGACCGCGCAGAGCGTATGCGGCGCGAGCGCGAAGAGCGGCTAAATAATCTTAACAAAAAACAGTAG
- a CDS encoding ribosome biogenesis GTPase Der yields MKHTVAIVGRPNVGKSTLINKISGRRVAIVDDMPGVTRDRLYADCEWCGKEFTLIDTGGIDDSDDGISRSVKRQALDAVELSSVVIFVTDIKQGVLSGDAEIAEVLRKSNKPVVLAVNKADSSNRDNVYDFYQLGLGEPFLISAEHGTGVGDLLDAVCESFPLAVDDEGEKPLSIAVVGKPNVGKSSLVNRLSGYERSIVSDVAGTTRDAIDTRITVNGTDYTLIDTAGMRRKRDIPDKSIERYSVLRAIAAIKRADVVLIVIDASQPVTEQDEKIAGLVHEAGKPSVVVLNKWDAVEKSTFTLNEKTDELKEHLAFMSYFTSVSVSAVTGQRVERILEEAERVYANATRRVSTGVLNELVGQAVAATEPTARKGRKAKILYATQPDVCPPLFVFKVNDAKLVHFSYERYLENSLRRALDFSGTPIKLKFIGREDK; encoded by the coding sequence ATGAAACACACCGTTGCTATTGTAGGACGGCCCAACGTAGGCAAGTCTACACTGATAAATAAAATAAGCGGCAGGCGAGTTGCGATCGTCGACGATATGCCGGGCGTTACACGCGACAGGCTTTACGCCGACTGCGAGTGGTGCGGCAAGGAATTCACGTTGATCGACACGGGCGGCATCGACGACAGCGACGACGGTATTTCACGTTCGGTCAAACGCCAAGCCCTCGACGCGGTCGAGCTTAGCTCGGTCGTTATCTTTGTTACCGATATCAAACAGGGCGTGCTTTCGGGCGACGCCGAAATTGCGGAGGTACTGCGCAAAAGCAATAAGCCCGTCGTGCTTGCCGTCAACAAGGCGGACTCGTCCAACCGCGATAACGTTTACGATTTCTACCAGCTGGGGTTAGGCGAGCCGTTCCTTATTTCCGCCGAGCACGGTACGGGTGTCGGCGATCTTCTTGACGCTGTATGTGAGAGCTTTCCTCTCGCCGTTGACGACGAGGGCGAAAAACCGTTGTCTATCGCCGTCGTCGGCAAGCCAAACGTAGGCAAATCTTCGCTTGTAAACCGCTTGTCGGGCTACGAACGTTCTATCGTGTCCGATGTCGCCGGCACTACGCGCGACGCTATCGATACGCGCATAACGGTAAACGGCACCGACTACACGCTGATCGACACTGCGGGTATGCGCCGTAAGCGCGACATCCCCGATAAATCGATAGAGCGATACTCCGTCCTTCGTGCAATAGCGGCGATCAAGCGCGCCGACGTCGTGCTCATCGTTATCGACGCGTCGCAGCCAGTTACCGAGCAGGACGAAAAGATAGCGGGGCTCGTTCACGAAGCGGGCAAGCCGTCGGTCGTCGTTCTCAACAAGTGGGACGCGGTGGAGAAATCGACTTTCACGCTCAACGAAAAAACGGACGAGCTGAAAGAGCACCTCGCGTTCATGAGCTATTTCACGAGCGTATCGGTGTCGGCGGTAACAGGTCAGCGCGTCGAGCGCATACTCGAAGAAGCCGAGCGCGTATACGCCAACGCCACACGCCGCGTATCGACGGGCGTACTTAACGAGCTCGTGGGACAAGCGGTAGCCGCCACCGAGCCCACCGCACGTAAAGGGCGTAAAGCCAAAATTCTGTACGCCACGCAACCCGACGTGTGTCCGCCGTTGTTCGTGTTCAAAGTAAATGATGCCAAGCTTGTTCACTTCTCGTACGAACGTTATCTCGAAAACTCACTGCGCCGTGCGCTCGACTTTTCTGGTACGCCCATAAAATTGAAGTTCATAGGCAGGGAAGACAAATGA
- a CDS encoding glycerol-3-phosphate acyltransferase, translated as MTIPVSMQILAGVLVAVGSYFIGNINSAILISKLKGKDIRQCGSGNPGTMNMLRTYGKVLGVLTLVLDVLKGVIPCLFGWLFMGGDQFLMLGTDRMGMYVAGFCAVLGHIYPVTMKFHGGKGAATIIGVCLTMQPLYTLAAFAIGVVFLIVTHVGSITSFLMICPPLVVESINAANNPLGLYCSIILMAMFCLSLFAHRKNLVKLFSGREGQVVLFKSKKQKPRKDRAIVFDETAIAE; from the coding sequence ATGACGATACCCGTTTCCATGCAAATACTTGCGGGCGTGCTCGTCGCCGTCGGCTCGTACTTTATAGGCAATATCAACAGCGCTATACTTATAAGCAAGCTTAAAGGCAAGGATATTCGTCAGTGCGGAAGCGGCAACCCCGGCACTATGAATATGCTCCGTACCTATGGTAAGGTCTTGGGCGTGCTGACGCTCGTCCTCGACGTTCTTAAAGGCGTTATTCCGTGCTTGTTCGGCTGGCTGTTCATGGGTGGCGATCAGTTTCTCATGCTCGGCACGGACAGGATGGGAATGTACGTAGCGGGCTTTTGCGCCGTGCTCGGGCATATATATCCCGTAACGATGAAGTTTCACGGCGGCAAGGGCGCGGCTACGATAATCGGCGTGTGCCTGACTATGCAACCGCTGTACACGCTCGCGGCTTTCGCTATTGGCGTGGTGTTTCTAATAGTAACGCACGTCGGCTCGATCACCTCGTTCTTGATGATATGCCCGCCGCTCGTCGTGGAAAGCATCAACGCCGCGAACAACCCGCTCGGGCTGTACTGCTCGATAATACTCATGGCAATGTTCTGTTTGAGTCTGTTCGCTCACAGAAAAAACCTCGTAAAGCTCTTTTCGGGCAGGGAAGGACAAGTAGTCCTGTTCAAGTCCAAAAAACAAAAGCCGCGCAAGGACAGAGCAATCGTTTTCGACGAAACGGCGATTGCGGAATAA